The following coding sequences are from one Lolium rigidum isolate FL_2022 chromosome 6, APGP_CSIRO_Lrig_0.1, whole genome shotgun sequence window:
- the LOC124663417 gene encoding arabinogalactan protein 16-like yields MAVISRVSLLVMAIVVVLATVANAQLAPAPAPTSDGTSVDQGIAYVLMFVALALTYLIHPLDASAAYRLL; encoded by the exons ATGGCGGTGATCTCTAGAGTCTCTCTTCTTGTCATGGCCATCGTTGTCGTGCTCGCCACCGTGGCCAACGCTCAGCTGGCCCCTGCCCCGGCACCCACCAGTGATG GAACCAGCGTGGACCAAGGGATCGCGTATGTGCTGATGTTCGTGGCGCTTGCCCTCACGTACCTCATCCACCCGCTGGACGCCTCCGCCGCCTACAGGCTCCTCTGA
- the LOC124659439 gene encoding inorganic phosphate transporter 1-11-like, with amino-acid sequence MAENAGGGQNLAVLDALDSARTQMYHMKAIVIAGMGFFTDAYDLFCITTVSKLLGRIYYPDVNAGSGKPGTLPLNINNAVVGVALVGTLMGQLVFGYFGDKLGRKRVYGITLVLMAACAIASGLSFGSTHRAVISTLCFFRFLLGFGIGGDYPLSATIMSEYANKKTRGAFIAAVFAMQGVGIIFAGLVSMIVSGILLHYHPAPSYKENPGLSAQLPAADYMWRIVLMLGALPALATFYWRMKMPETARYTAIIEGNAKQASNDMQKVLEITIDDEQEKLAKFRAANEYSLLSKEFAKRHGLHLLGTTTTWFLLDVAFYSQNLTQKDIFPAINLTGPAESMNALREVFVLSRAMFLIALFGTFPGYWVTVALIDKMGRYLIQLLGFFMMSLFMLVMGIKYEYLKESNHVLFAILYALTFFFANFGPNSTTFVLPAELFPTRVRSTCHAISAASGKAGAIVAAFGVQRLTLKGDSKHMAEALIILSVTNMLGFFFTFLVPETMGRSLEEISGEDGNNGVGPGTNSTTAGIGLADVSKDDKYPHSSTEWQPPSMQA; translated from the exons ATGGCTGAAAATGCGGGCGGGGGACAGAACCTGGCGGTGCTGGACGCGCTGGACTCGGCGCGCACCCAGATGTACCACATGAAGGCCATCGTGATCGCCGGCATGGGCTTCTTCACCGACGCCTACGACCTCTTCTGCATCACCACCGTCTCCAAGCTGCTGGGCCGCATCTACTACCCGGATGTCAACGCCGGCAGTGGCAAGCCCGGCACGCTGCCCCTCAACATCAACAACGCGGTCGTCGGCGTCGCGCTCGTGGGCACCCTCATGGGCCAGCTCGTCTTCGGCTACTTCGGGGATAAGCTCGGCCGCAAGCGCGTCTACGGCATCACGCTGGTCCTCATGGCCGCCTGCGCTATCGCCTCGGGCCTCTCCTTCGGGTCCACGCATAGAGCCGTCATCAGCACGCTCTGCTTCTTCCGCTTCCTGCTCGGCTTCGGCATCGGCGGGGACTACCCGCTGTCGGCGACCATCATGTCCGAGTACGCCAACAAGAAGACCCGCGGCGCCTTCATCGCCGCCGTGTTCGCGATGCAGGGCGTGGGCATCATCTTCGCGGGGCTCGTCTCCATGAtcgtctcaggcattctcctccaCTACCACCCTGCGCCGTCATACAAGGAGAACCCTGGGCTGTCGGCCCAGCTGCCGGCGGCGGACTACATGTGGCGCATCGTGCTCATGCTCGGGGCGTTACCGGCGCTGGCGACCTTCTACTGGAGGATGAAGATGCCGGAAACAGCGAGGTACACGGCGATCATCGAGGGTAACGCGAAGCAGGCCTCCAACGACATGCAGAAGGTGCTGGAGATCACGATCGACGACGAGCAGGAGAAGCTCGCCAAGTTCAGGGCGGCCAACGAGTACTCGTTGCTGTCCAAGGAGTTCGCGAAACGCCACGGACTGCACCTCCTTGGCACCACCACCACGTGGTTCCTCCTCGACGTAGCCTTCTACAGCCAGAACCTGACGCAGAAAGACATTTTCCCAGCCATCAACCTCACCGGCCCCGCAGAGTCCATGAACGCCCTGAGagaggtgttcgtcctatcaaggGCCATGTTCCTCATCGCCCTCTTCGGCACTTTCCCCGGCTACTGGGTTACCGTAGCCCTCATCGACAAGATGGGAAG GTACCTGATCCAGCTCCTTGGTTTCTTCATGATGTCCCTGTTCATGCTGGTGATGGGCATCAAGTACGAATACCTCAAGGAGAGCAACCACGTCCTCTTCGCCATCCTGTACGCGCTCACTTTCTTCTTCGCCAACTTCGGGCCCAACAGCACCACCTTCGTGCTGCCGGCCGAGCTGTTCCCGACGCGCGTGCGCTCCACATGCCACGCCATCAGCGCAGCGTCGGGCAAGGCCGGCGCCATCGTCGCCGCCTTCGGGGTGCAGAGGCTCACTCTCAAGGGCGACTCCAAGCACATGGCAGAGGCGCTCATCATCCTCTCCGTCACCAACATGCTCGGCTTCTTCTTCACCTTCCTCGTCCCGGAGACCATGGGCCGGTCGCTCGAAGAGATCTCCGGCGAGGACGGCAACAACGGAGTCGGCCCCGGCACCAACAGCACCACCGCCGGCATAGGCCTCGCGGACGTCAGCAAGGATGACAAGTACCCTCATTCAAGCACCGAATGGCAGCCACCATCGATGCAAGCATGA